One genomic segment of Gossypium arboreum isolate Shixiya-1 chromosome 3, ASM2569848v2, whole genome shotgun sequence includes these proteins:
- the LOC108462666 gene encoding stemmadenine O-acetyltransferase-like, translating into MKLEVEVILEEIIKPSSPTPEQFRHYQLSSLDQQIPPVYNHLVLFYPATTNAQTYNFKLSVSQALTHFYLLAGRIKNNSIVDCNDEGVPFKEAHVKCRLSDFLHDPLPQQLNKLYPFPLDDAAELPMGIQFNTFLCGGIGIGVCVSHKIGDALSFFTFLNTWAAIARGDTKNVVLPELVSAKLFPPRNVSVPEPVMEKSERNIATKRLVFSASKIEEIRAKYAVDHEIRPSRIEALSAFIWSRFIASTKEKPSPNAFYVIFHTVNIRTKFEPPLSAQSFGNIFRLAVTVPPLDKGKDDGSNLVNQIRDSIRKIDKEYVRKLQAGEDLFELTNQGDEKGETIPLVFTSLCRFPLYEADFGWGKPVWISSASLSAKNLVVFMDTATGDGIEAWINLEEEDMAKFGSDEELLATFKSTFVWE; encoded by the coding sequence ATGAAGCTTGAGGTTGAAGTAATATTGGAAGAGATAATCAAGCCATCTTCTCCGACTCCTGAACAATTTCGCCATTACCAACTCTCCTCACTTGATCAACAAATACCACCAGTTTATAACCATCTGGTCTTGTTCTACCCCGCCACAACCAATGCCCAAACCTACAACTTTAAGCTGTCGGTATCCCAGGCCCTAACCCACTTCTATCTCCTAGCGGGACGCATCAAAAACAACTCCATTGTCGACTGCAATGACGAGGGGGTTCCCTTTAAAGAAGCCCACGTCAAGTGCCGGCTTTCAGATTTTTTACACGATCCACTTCCTCAACAACTCAACAAATTGTACCCTTTTCCTCTCGATGATGCTGCGGAGTTGCCCATGGGGATCCAATTCAATACTTTCCTTTGTGGTGGAATCGGGATTGGTGTGTGTGTTTCACATAAAATCGGCGATGCTTTATccttttttacgtttttgaataCGTGGGCAGCCATTGCTCGTGGGGATACGAAGAACGTGGTCTTGCCTGAGTTGGTATCGGCCAAGCTTTTTCCCCCGCGGAACGTATCAGTGCCTGAACCAGTAATGGAAAAAAGTGAAAGGAATATAGCGACGAAGAGGTTGGTGTTTAGTGCTTCTAAAATAGAGGAAATCAGAGCCAAATACGCTGTCGATCATGAAATCCGCCCTTCACGTATTGAGGCCTTGTCTGCTTTCATATGGAGCCGTTTCATTGCTTCCACTAAGGAAAAACCAAGCCCTAATGCATTCTACGTGATTTTTCATACAGTTAATATACGTACAAAATTTGAGCCCCCGCTGTCAGCACAGTCTTTTGGGAACATTTTTCGACTTGCCGTAACAGTTCCTCCCCTGGACAAGGGAAAAGACGATGGGTCTAATCTTGTTAACCAAATAAGGGACTCCATTAGAAAAATTGACAAAGAATACGTGAGGAAACTTCAGGCTGGTGAGGATTTATTCGAGTTAACCAACCAAGGGGATGAAAAGGGAGAGACGATCCCTTTAGTTTTCACTAGTTTATGCAGGTTTCCACTATACGAAGCTGATTTTGGCTGGGGAAAACCAGTATGGATCAGTTCCGCAAGCTTGAGCGCCAAGAATCTGGTTGTCTTCATGGATACTGCAACTGGTGATGGCATAGAAGCTTGGATTAATCTAGAGGAGGAAGACATGGCTAAATTTGGAAGTGATGAAGAATTGCTTGCAACATTCAAAAGCACTTTTGTTTGGGAATGA
- the LOC108464079 gene encoding serine/threonine protein phosphatase 2A 57 kDa regulatory subunit B' theta isoform-like, whose product MIKQILGRLPRKPSKSSENREFGGSSAPPLSNPSHSRSSDIVGNHRLLIDNAPLPGPNSASTFGYSHGSRPSQVVDQKLNGNSGTAPYEALPGFKDVPSSEKQSLFLRKLSFCCVVFDFSDPMKNLKEKDIKRQTLLELVDYVSSANGKFSESVMQEAVKMVSANLFRPLTPQPRENKVLEAFDLEEEEPLVDHAWPHLQIVYEFFLRFVASPETDAKLAKRYIDHSFVLKLLDLFDSEDPREREYLKTILHRIYGKFMVHRPYIRKAINNIFFRFIFETEKHNGIAELLEVLGSIINGFALPLKEEHKLFLVRALIPLHKPKCLPMYHQQLSYCITQFVEKDCKLADTVIRGLLKYWPITNSSKEVMFLSELEEILEATQPAEFQRCMVPLFQKIARCLSSSHFQVAERALYLWNNDHIESLIRQNRRVILPIIFPALEQNGHNHWNQVVQSLTLNVRKIFSDTDPELFEECLNKFQENTEKREEIKTKHEAAWKRIEEIAVSNAANGEAVLVPHVVASETS is encoded by the exons ATGATCAAGCAGATACTAGGCAGGCTTCCTCGAAAGCCATCTAAGTCGTCTGAGAATCGTGAATTTGGGGGTTCGTCTGCTCCTCCTTTGAGTAATCCCTCCCACTCCAGAAGCAGTGATATCGTGGGTAATCATAGGCTGCTAATTGATAACGCCCCTCTTCCTGGCCCTAATTCTGCTTCTACTTTCGGATATAGCCATGGAAGTAGACCCTCCCAAGTTGTTGATCAAAAACTTAACGGGAACTCAGGAACTGCTCCATATGAAGCTTTGCCGGGATTTAAGGATGTTCCTAGCTCTGAGAAGCAAAGCTTGTTTCTTAGAAAGCTGAGCTTCTGTTGCGTTGTATTTGATTTCTCTGACCCAATGAAGAACTTGAAAGAGAAGGACATCAAGCGACAGACGTTACTTGAGCTTGTGGATTATGTTAGTTCTGCGAATGGAAAGTTTTCTGAATCCGTTATGCAAGAAGCTGTGAAGATGGTGTCTGCCAACCTGTTTCGACCTCTTACTCCACAGCCTCGTGAAAACAAGGTGCTAGAAGCCTTCGATTTGGAAGAGGAAGAGCCATTGGTGGACCATGCATGGCCTCACTTGCAAATTGTATATGAATTCTTTCTGAGATTTGTGGCATCTCCCGAAACTGATGCGAAGTTGGCCAAGAGATATATTGACCATTCTTTTGTTCTTAAATTATTGGATCTCTTTGATTCTGAAGATCCAAGGGAGAGGGAGTATCTAAAAACAATTCTGCATCGTATCTATGGCAAGTTTATGGTGCATCGTCCGTATATCAGGAAAGCTATTAACAATATTTTCTTCCGTTTTATTTTTGAAACGGAGAAGCATAATGGGATAGCTGAGCTTTTAGAGGTTTTGGGAAGTATAATCAATGGGTTTGCTCTACCACTCAAAGAAGAGCACAAGTTATTCCTTGTCCGGGCACTAATACCCCTTCACAAACCAAAATGCTTGCCGATGTACCACCAGCAGTTGTCTTACTGCATCACGCAGTTTGTCGAGAAAGACTGCAAACTAGCTGATACTGTTATAAGGGGATTGTTGAAATACTGGCCAATTACTAATAGCTCAAAGGAAGTCATGTTCCTTAGTGAGCTTGAAGAAATTTTGGAAGCTACTCAGCCTGCTGAATTTCAGAGATGTATGGTACCCTTGTTCCAAAAAATTGCACGATGTTTGAGCAGTTCACACTTTCAG GTAGCAGAGAGGGCTTTGTACTTGTGGAATAACGATCACATCGAGAGCTTGATTAGACAAAACCGCAGAGTTATACTGCCCATTATATTCCCTGCCTTGGAGCAAAATGGGCATAACCATTGGAACCAGGTTGTACAGAGCTTGACGCTTAATGTTCGCAAGATTTTTTCTGATACCGATCCTGAGCTATTCGAGGAATGCTTGAACAAGTTTCAAGAAAATACAGAAAAGCGGGAAGAGATCAAAACAAAACACGAAGCGGCCTGGAAGCGCATAGAAGAGATTGCGGTATCAAATGCTGCAAATGGTGAAGCAGTTCTTGTTCCTCATGTCGTAGCTTCAGAAACATCATGA